Proteins from a single region of Chryseomicrobium sp. FSL W7-1435:
- a CDS encoding TnsD family transposase, producing the protein MLPFFTDPYPDELIYSAVARYHFYSGNIDCKDTLEEVFQSRSVIPSVEIGSHFNSLAKQMGTHYSLESLLAKHTIYPFYAPFLSQEKQRQIMQDVQGDGKGLYTRLGMVAGGICKKDGLYYCPECAASDIEQHGEPYIHREHQLQGIDFCAHHELKLKKYPVDFSKQSRIEFIRFDKKLMNLSKIQEVEPKEFVAIQIALAKMAYQLLQVPIHQFSRGSINLKYRALLRERNLITTSNRIRQKELYKAFQSKFPKGFLVKYESAIDVDNEYNWPKVITRNLKRHAHPFRHLLMLYFLEQDVDSFLQGEADIGPFGSGPWPCLNKAANHYKAFVIPEVNVTRDFKSKAPIGTFECSCGFIYARKGPDRLSKDKYRIGRVKAFGDVWKAKLHELEAKGTSSTRTLAKMLGVNSKTVKKYLSSEIKIEGLSENDIPSMLLTNRKQLLKGMQQYPSYLRTQIRQCFPKEYIYLYRHDKEWLFEQLPKIHEKKNNQAIVDWASRDREYCSEVKKLYKELIVLDKPIRITISIVGKRLGILSNLEKHLDKLPQTKKLLSEITESTQQFHIRRFCKIIDRMLQGQEPVVLWKVQRIGAVKSHHFHEIKPYLEEYLRTKQEVKSYEQTTG; encoded by the coding sequence ATGCTGCCATTCTTTACTGATCCATATCCAGATGAATTGATATATTCGGCGGTCGCACGTTATCACTTTTACAGTGGGAATATTGATTGCAAAGATACGTTAGAAGAAGTATTTCAAAGTCGTTCAGTGATTCCGAGTGTTGAGATTGGTAGCCATTTTAATTCTCTCGCTAAACAGATGGGCACGCATTATTCGTTAGAAAGTTTATTAGCCAAGCATACAATTTATCCTTTCTATGCTCCTTTTCTATCACAGGAGAAGCAACGACAAATTATGCAGGATGTTCAAGGTGATGGAAAAGGACTTTATACAAGACTTGGAATGGTCGCAGGAGGTATTTGTAAAAAGGACGGACTCTATTATTGTCCGGAATGTGCAGCTAGTGATATTGAGCAACATGGAGAACCCTATATTCATCGTGAGCATCAACTACAAGGGATTGATTTCTGTGCGCATCATGAATTGAAATTAAAGAAGTATCCTGTCGATTTTTCAAAGCAGAGTCGAATAGAGTTTATTCGATTCGATAAAAAGCTAATGAACTTATCAAAGATTCAAGAAGTTGAACCAAAAGAGTTTGTAGCCATTCAAATTGCTTTAGCAAAGATGGCTTATCAACTGCTACAAGTTCCAATACATCAATTTTCAAGGGGATCTATTAATCTTAAATATCGGGCTCTTTTACGAGAGCGTAATTTAATAACAACCTCTAATCGAATTCGGCAAAAGGAGCTATACAAAGCATTTCAATCAAAGTTTCCAAAAGGATTTTTAGTTAAGTATGAATCAGCAATCGATGTTGATAATGAGTACAATTGGCCGAAGGTCATTACACGCAATCTAAAACGTCATGCGCATCCTTTCCGTCATTTGCTTATGCTTTATTTCTTAGAACAAGATGTAGATTCCTTTTTACAAGGTGAAGCTGATATAGGTCCTTTCGGTAGTGGTCCATGGCCTTGTTTAAATAAAGCAGCTAATCATTATAAGGCATTTGTAATTCCTGAAGTAAATGTTACGAGGGATTTTAAATCAAAAGCACCCATTGGTACGTTTGAATGCTCTTGTGGCTTTATTTACGCTAGAAAAGGCCCTGATAGATTATCTAAAGATAAATATCGTATTGGACGTGTAAAAGCATTTGGAGACGTCTGGAAGGCTAAATTACATGAATTGGAAGCCAAAGGAACGTCCAGTACAAGAACATTAGCTAAAATGCTTGGTGTAAATTCGAAAACGGTTAAAAAATATCTTTCTTCAGAGATAAAAATAGAAGGATTATCAGAAAACGATATCCCTTCGATGTTGCTGACTAATCGAAAACAATTATTAAAAGGAATGCAGCAATACCCAAGTTATTTAAGAACTCAAATTCGTCAGTGTTTCCCAAAAGAATATATCTACTTGTATCGTCACGATAAAGAGTGGCTGTTTGAACAGTTGCCTAAAATTCATGAGAAGAAGAATAATCAAGCAATTGTCGATTGGGCCTCACGTGATCGGGAATACTGCTCTGAAGTAAAAAAACTTTATAAAGAACTAATCGTACTAGATAAACCTATTCGGATTACAATCTCGATTGTTGGAAAACGACTTGGAATATTATCTAACTTGGAGAAACACCTTGATAAGCTACCCCAGACTAAAAAGCTCCTATCTGAAATTACAGAATCTACTCAGCAATTCCATATCAGACGTTTTTGTAAAATTATTGATCGAATGTTACAGGGGCAAGAACCAGTTGTTTTATGGAAGGTACAGCGTATTGGTGCTGTTAAGTCACATCATTTTCATGAAATAAAACCGTATTTGGAAGAATATTTACGAACAAAACAGGAAGTGAAAAGTTATGAGCAAACAACAGGTTAA
- a CDS encoding TnsA endonuclease N-terminal domain-containing protein → MSKRKRTSEIEHWIKQGRGTGIGVDYKPWLKIQDVSSKGRSTRLKGIKTNRQHEFLSDLEKNYFYLTEYSNHIVDIREQFPLLPLEETIVIADELGIKHPTDPKTGDPIVMTTDFLLTVDMGQGVFEVARTIKMKDDLLKERVLEKFEIEREYWQRKEIDWVVVTEEEIPKTMARNISYIHDHFDIRDYDVFQEMSSQHIEDLSLSLMQRLLNNKNSIRIITNEFDTDTHLPFGSGVTLFYHLLAQKNIVIDMLEPLNLEQQIDIKSIDESTLKKEKYG, encoded by the coding sequence ATGTCGAAAAGAAAAAGAACATCTGAAATTGAACATTGGATTAAACAAGGTCGAGGCACCGGTATAGGAGTAGATTATAAACCTTGGTTGAAGATTCAAGATGTATCTTCAAAGGGTCGTTCCACTCGTTTAAAAGGAATAAAAACAAACAGACAGCATGAATTTCTATCGGATTTAGAAAAAAATTACTTCTATTTAACTGAATATTCAAATCATATTGTTGATATTCGAGAACAATTTCCTTTATTGCCATTAGAAGAAACCATTGTTATTGCAGATGAGTTAGGTATTAAACATCCTACTGATCCTAAAACTGGTGATCCGATTGTGATGACAACGGATTTTTTATTAACAGTTGATATGGGACAAGGTGTGTTTGAAGTAGCACGTACAATCAAAATGAAGGACGATTTACTGAAGGAACGAGTACTCGAAAAGTTTGAGATTGAACGAGAGTATTGGCAACGGAAGGAAATTGATTGGGTGGTTGTTACAGAGGAGGAAATCCCCAAAACAATGGCACGAAACATTAGCTACATTCATGATCATTTTGATATTCGAGATTATGATGTATTTCAGGAAATGAGTTCACAACATATTGAAGATTTATCCTTATCTTTAATGCAAAGGTTACTAAATAACAAAAATAGTATCCGTATAATTACGAATGAATTTGATACCGATACCCATTTACCTTTTGGTAGTGGTGTAACACTGTTTTATCATTTACTTGCTCAAAAAAACATCGTTATAGATATGCTTGAGCCACTAAATTTAGAGCAACAGATTGATATTAAATCCATTGATGAAAGCACGCTGAAGAAGGAGAAATACGGATGA
- the glmS gene encoding glutamine--fructose-6-phosphate transaminase (isomerizing): MCGIVGYIGERDAKEILLKGLEKLEYRGYDSAGIAVRNEEGITVFKEKGRIADLRGAVIDDVMGKTGIGHTRWATHGVPNQVNAHPHQSTEERFTLVHNGVIENYHLLQKEYLPGVTMKSDTDTEVIVQLIQKFVNDGMTTAEGFSKTLGLLHGSYAIALLDAEEAQTIYVAKNKSPLLVGLGDDFNVVASDAMAMLQVTDTYVELHDQEMVIVKKESVEIQKLDGTVVERDSYKAELDMSDIEKGTYPHYMLKEIDEQPAVMRKIIQAYQNEAGELAIDTNILEAINGADRLYIIAAGTSYHAGLVGKEYFEKITKKPVEVHISSEFGYNMPILSEKPLFVFITQSGETADSRQVLVKIKEMGHKALTITNVQGSTLSREADFTLLLHAGPEIAVASTKAYVAQIAVLAVAATVAAKHAGNDVDFDLIKELGIVANAVQAMVDSKEAIEAIAKDFLETTRNAFFIGRNVDFFVSLEGALKLKEISYIQAEGFAGGELKHGTIALIEDGTPVFALVTQKPVALNIRGNVKEVVARGAKPCIISMEGMEEDGDTLVIPNVHSLLTPLVSVIPLQLISYYAALHRDCDVDKPRNLAKSVTVE; the protein is encoded by the coding sequence ATGTGTGGAATTGTTGGATATATTGGCGAACGTGACGCCAAAGAAATTTTATTAAAAGGCTTAGAAAAATTAGAATACCGTGGCTATGACTCAGCAGGTATTGCGGTTCGTAACGAAGAAGGGATCACAGTCTTTAAAGAAAAAGGCCGTATCGCAGATCTTCGTGGAGCAGTTATCGACGACGTGATGGGCAAAACAGGTATCGGTCATACACGCTGGGCAACACACGGCGTACCAAACCAAGTAAACGCACACCCTCACCAAAGTACAGAAGAACGTTTTACACTTGTACACAACGGGGTTATTGAGAACTATCACTTACTTCAAAAAGAATATCTACCAGGCGTGACGATGAAATCAGATACAGATACAGAAGTTATTGTTCAACTGATTCAAAAATTCGTTAACGACGGTATGACGACTGCTGAAGGTTTCAGCAAAACATTAGGTCTTCTTCACGGTTCATACGCAATCGCACTTTTGGATGCGGAAGAAGCACAAACAATCTATGTTGCGAAAAACAAGAGCCCACTTCTAGTTGGTCTTGGAGACGACTTCAATGTTGTCGCTTCTGACGCAATGGCAATGCTTCAAGTAACAGACACGTACGTAGAGCTTCACGATCAAGAAATGGTAATCGTGAAAAAAGAATCTGTTGAGATTCAAAAGCTAGACGGAACTGTTGTAGAGCGTGACTCTTACAAAGCAGAACTAGATATGAGCGACATCGAAAAGGGAACTTACCCTCACTACATGTTAAAAGAAATCGATGAGCAGCCAGCTGTTATGCGTAAAATCATCCAAGCGTACCAGAACGAAGCAGGCGAGCTTGCCATCGATACAAACATCTTAGAGGCTATCAACGGTGCAGACCGCCTTTACATCATCGCTGCAGGTACTAGCTACCACGCAGGACTTGTTGGAAAAGAATACTTCGAGAAAATCACGAAGAAGCCAGTAGAAGTGCACATTTCAAGTGAGTTTGGCTATAACATGCCAATCCTTTCTGAGAAACCACTTTTCGTATTCATCACGCAATCTGGTGAAACAGCTGACTCGCGCCAAGTTCTTGTGAAAATCAAAGAGATGGGCCATAAAGCCTTAACTATTACGAACGTACAAGGATCTACGCTTTCGCGTGAAGCAGACTTCACATTGCTTCTTCATGCAGGTCCTGAAATCGCAGTAGCTTCGACAAAAGCCTACGTTGCACAGATTGCAGTTCTAGCAGTAGCAGCTACAGTTGCTGCTAAACACGCTGGAAACGATGTGGACTTCGACTTGATCAAAGAGCTTGGAATCGTCGCAAACGCAGTTCAAGCAATGGTTGACTCGAAAGAAGCAATTGAAGCTATCGCAAAAGATTTCTTAGAAACAACACGCAATGCATTCTTCATCGGCCGTAACGTCGACTTCTTCGTAAGTCTTGAAGGTGCATTGAAGCTAAAAGAAATCTCGTACATCCAAGCAGAAGGTTTTGCGGGTGGTGAGTTGAAACACGGAACAATCGCTCTTATCGAAGACGGTACGCCAGTATTCGCTCTAGTAACGCAAAAGCCAGTGGCACTAAACATTCGCGGAAACGTGAAAGAAGTCGTGGCACGTGGTGCAAAACCATGTATCATCTCAATGGAAGGCATGGAAGAAGACGGCGATACACTTGTCATTCCAAATGTCCACAGCTTACTAACACCTTTAGTATCTGTTATTCCACTTCAATTGATTAGCTACTACGCAGCGCTTCACCGCGACTGTGATGTGGATAAGCCGCGAAACTTGGCGAAATCTGTAACAGTAGAATAG
- the glmM gene encoding phosphoglucosamine mutase, translating to MGKYFGTDGVRGVANEGLTPEFAFRLGRVGGYVLTQGATGKAKVLVGRDTRISGHMLESALVAGLLSVGVEVMTLGVLSTPGVAYLTRVMSADAGVMISASHNPVEDNGIKFFGSDGFKLSDDQENEIEAILDQDQDTLPRPTGGDVGAVSDYFEGGQKYLQFLKQSVTENFVGIHVALDCAHGATSTHATHIFADLDADISTMGASPNGLNINDGVGSTHPEALGAFVKDKGADIGLAFDGDGDRVIAIDEKGHVVDGDQIMYILARYLVKEGRLHKDTVVSTVMSNMGFYKAIEHHGLKSVQTAVGDRYVVEEMRNGGYNLGGEQSGHIIFLDYNTTGDGLLTGLQLVNIMKATGKKLSDLAGEMKIFPQKLVNIRVTDKHAVTDNEKVAAVISEVEDEMNGNGRVLVRPSGTEPLVRVMVEAESQQACESYVNRIADVVRAEMGLDN from the coding sequence ATGGGAAAATATTTTGGTACAGATGGTGTTCGTGGAGTCGCAAATGAAGGCTTAACACCAGAATTCGCATTTCGTTTAGGTCGCGTAGGTGGCTACGTATTAACACAAGGCGCTACTGGCAAGGCAAAAGTACTCGTAGGTCGTGATACACGTATATCTGGTCATATGTTAGAGTCTGCGCTAGTTGCAGGCCTATTATCGGTCGGTGTTGAAGTCATGACGCTTGGCGTACTGAGCACTCCTGGAGTGGCTTATTTGACGCGTGTTATGAGTGCAGACGCAGGTGTAATGATCTCGGCGTCACACAACCCTGTTGAAGACAATGGCATCAAGTTCTTTGGTTCAGACGGCTTCAAGCTTTCTGACGACCAAGAAAATGAAATTGAAGCTATTCTTGATCAAGACCAAGATACATTACCACGTCCAACTGGTGGCGATGTCGGCGCGGTTTCTGATTACTTTGAAGGTGGACAAAAATATCTTCAGTTCTTAAAGCAATCTGTAACTGAGAACTTTGTCGGTATTCATGTAGCACTTGATTGTGCGCATGGTGCTACGTCTACGCATGCTACTCACATCTTTGCAGACTTAGATGCAGACATCTCAACAATGGGAGCATCTCCAAATGGACTAAACATCAACGACGGTGTCGGTTCGACGCATCCCGAAGCACTTGGTGCATTCGTGAAAGACAAAGGCGCAGACATCGGCCTTGCTTTTGATGGAGACGGCGACCGTGTCATCGCAATTGATGAAAAAGGTCATGTGGTTGATGGCGATCAGATCATGTACATCCTTGCACGTTACCTAGTGAAGGAAGGCCGCTTACACAAAGATACTGTCGTATCGACTGTGATGAGCAACATGGGCTTCTACAAGGCAATCGAGCATCACGGCTTAAAGTCTGTGCAAACAGCAGTTGGTGACCGCTACGTAGTAGAAGAAATGAGAAATGGTGGATACAACCTTGGCGGCGAGCAATCGGGCCATATCATTTTCCTAGATTACAATACAACGGGTGACGGTCTCTTAACGGGCCTTCAACTTGTTAATATCATGAAAGCCACTGGCAAGAAATTGTCAGATTTAGCGGGCGAGATGAAAATCTTCCCGCAAAAACTCGTGAACATCCGCGTAACAGACAAGCACGCTGTGACAGACAACGAAAAAGTCGCTGCTGTGATCTCTGAAGTCGAAGACGAAATGAACGGCAACGGCCGCGTTCTTGTGCGTCCTTCTGGAACAGAGCCACTTGTTCGCGTGATGGTGGAAGCTGAGTCTCAACAAGCATGTGAAAGCTACGTCAACCGTATCGCAGACGTCGTTCGTGCTGAAATGGGCTTAGACAACTAA
- a CDS encoding Mu transposase C-terminal domain-containing protein, with product MIYINQVFQYVKDSIRIRVVEIEESYVFIVDIDAHTSMPKKELYATLSTEIEQKELLVISDPFARVVADSDLTDVQIQKREDDWDTIQKYCLEHMDVLLQRNGRETKIKEIAGELNVTPTKVKKLLSRYWQRGMTKNAVLPDYANSGGKGRSKALANAKVGRPRRVNTSGDYQTGINITDEIKLQFEHAINKYYRKTNNYSLKDVYHFILRDFYSDRYKEKGEMKYRVWEANRIPSYHQFYYWFKKFEDPKKDIQFRKSTKEYELKHRPILSDSKSETNGPGTRFQIDATIADIYLVSSLDVNKVIGRPVIYAVLDVYSRIITGLYVGLEGPSWIGAMMALDNMVADKVKFCNQYGIDIAPEQWPTHHLPEIIIADRGEFEGYSVENLINNLNIKIENTTAYRGDLKGIVERKFRTFNGKVKQKAPGAIQKEYRERGDQDYRLNATLNLKEFTSLIITMALHHNQKVIDKYPVEKEMVADGLVPTPINLWNWGIQNRKGRLRTVDRNILRLNVLPRGKATISRAGIKFKNLLYGSRQAIEEQWYLKLKNRSLEIVYDPRHIEKIYIPHDNGTDFETCILLEPSQQYKGDLLEEVVFQQQLRNELEEMERTNQIQLTVNTDAALEEIIKKAVKNKKESFNQPTSKKAKIAVIRENKDVEKQLNREAEKFDLSPNKVSEAADVIDFVTKEKIDETPPKKSGSRLMEKLKKKRDEEFGKDK from the coding sequence ATGATTTATATTAATCAGGTGTTTCAATATGTGAAGGATTCAATACGGATTCGGGTTGTTGAAATAGAAGAATCGTATGTTTTTATTGTAGATATTGATGCACACACATCTATGCCAAAAAAAGAGCTTTATGCCACATTGTCTACAGAAATCGAACAAAAAGAGTTATTAGTGATATCAGATCCGTTCGCAAGAGTTGTAGCTGATAGTGACTTAACAGATGTGCAAATTCAAAAGCGCGAAGATGATTGGGATACTATTCAAAAATACTGTTTGGAACATATGGATGTATTGCTTCAAAGAAATGGTAGAGAAACAAAGATAAAGGAAATTGCAGGAGAGTTAAATGTGACACCTACTAAGGTAAAAAAGCTCCTCAGTCGATATTGGCAGCGTGGTATGACTAAAAATGCTGTGCTACCGGATTATGCAAACTCAGGTGGTAAAGGGAGATCCAAAGCTTTAGCAAATGCTAAAGTAGGTCGTCCACGAAGAGTAAATACTAGTGGAGATTATCAAACTGGTATCAATATAACAGATGAAATAAAGTTACAGTTCGAGCATGCTATTAACAAATATTACCGTAAGACAAATAACTATTCATTAAAAGATGTCTATCATTTTATTCTGCGCGATTTCTATTCAGACCGTTATAAAGAAAAAGGTGAAATGAAATATCGAGTGTGGGAAGCAAATCGAATACCGTCCTATCATCAGTTTTATTATTGGTTTAAGAAATTCGAAGATCCAAAGAAAGACATTCAATTCCGTAAAAGCACGAAAGAATATGAGCTGAAGCATCGTCCGATTTTAAGTGATTCTAAATCAGAAACAAATGGTCCCGGTACTAGATTTCAAATTGACGCAACTATCGCAGATATTTATTTAGTCAGTTCGCTTGATGTAAATAAAGTAATTGGGAGACCAGTTATTTATGCGGTACTTGATGTGTATTCACGTATTATTACGGGTCTTTATGTTGGGCTAGAAGGGCCGTCATGGATCGGTGCAATGATGGCTTTAGATAATATGGTTGCTGACAAAGTAAAGTTCTGTAATCAGTACGGAATTGATATTGCACCTGAGCAATGGCCAACACATCATTTGCCTGAAATTATTATCGCTGATCGAGGTGAGTTTGAAGGCTATTCGGTAGAGAATTTAATTAACAATCTTAACATTAAAATCGAGAATACTACGGCTTATAGGGGTGATTTGAAAGGGATTGTTGAAAGGAAATTCCGTACGTTTAATGGGAAGGTAAAGCAAAAAGCTCCCGGAGCAATTCAAAAGGAATATCGAGAACGTGGAGATCAGGATTATCGCTTAAATGCTACGCTAAATTTAAAGGAATTTACATCTCTAATTATTACAATGGCGCTTCATCATAACCAAAAGGTCATTGATAAATATCCTGTTGAAAAAGAAATGGTAGCTGATGGACTAGTGCCAACGCCGATTAACTTATGGAATTGGGGTATTCAAAATCGCAAAGGAAGGTTAAGAACAGTTGATCGAAATATTCTTCGTCTGAACGTGCTTCCACGTGGGAAAGCGACAATTTCAAGAGCTGGAATTAAGTTTAAAAATCTTCTTTATGGTTCTCGTCAAGCTATTGAAGAGCAATGGTATTTAAAGTTGAAAAATAGAAGTCTAGAAATCGTTTATGATCCACGTCATATTGAAAAAATCTATATTCCCCACGATAACGGAACAGATTTTGAGACGTGTATTTTATTAGAGCCTAGTCAGCAATATAAAGGTGACCTCTTGGAAGAAGTTGTCTTTCAGCAACAACTTCGGAATGAACTAGAAGAAATGGAACGAACAAATCAAATTCAGCTTACGGTAAATACTGATGCAGCATTGGAAGAGATTATAAAAAAAGCCGTTAAGAACAAAAAAGAATCTTTCAATCAGCCAACTAGTAAGAAAGCTAAAATAGCAGTTATTCGTGAAAACAAGGATGTTGAAAAACAGTTGAATCGTGAAGCTGAAAAGTTTGATTTATCACCTAATAAGGTTAGTGAAGCAGCTGACGTAATCGACTTTGTTACAAAAGAGAAGATTGATGAAACACCACCTAAGAAATCAGGCTCACGTCTTATGGAAAAACTAAAGAAGAAGCGAGATGAGGAATTTGGGAAAGACAAATGA
- a CDS encoding ATP-binding protein yields the protein MRNLGKTNDMVVLKGDFEKAVYKEQLLNEYTNNPFIEALPPIFNEDNVLERFMVTPRISEQDKLSETNIRYHVLKRVRNFIQPLPIHFEVERRLSTLIRRGYLARNPLDRTFLERVRVLHELREEEETAHKYIDERLNYIRSTADSLSIIGISGIGKTTAIERLLLMYPQVIKHEEYKGQPFNRTQIVWLKIDCPYDGSLSTLCKSFFKAIDDLLGTRYLEKYGYLNRVTSTMLLHMTSLASMYGIGILVIDEIQHLLYSKNEQEEMLNFFVTLSNTVGIPTVLIGTSKAQKLFKGNFRQARRAASDGAIIWDRMDENSEEWEFFLETLWELQCLKTHSELTEETKKAFYNECQGITAVAVNLFILAQERVLFDEDNPAEIITPQVLKKTAREDMQTIQPMMTAIRTNNFADMMKYEDIMINLDEVMLNHKRNTEMTGRIQEAFKERQNTIEYKRQDMIGNLSVEVEALGIFDSLKENDIKKLSQKIVEENPLDTKFHQLKSDVIQQAIALNQQKKDQKAKAKAKNAEILPMLKLRKQALDKKQHPYELLKANGYIKNPLEEFY from the coding sequence ATGAGGAATTTGGGAAAGACAAATGACATGGTTGTCTTAAAAGGGGATTTTGAGAAAGCGGTCTATAAGGAGCAGCTTTTAAATGAATATACCAATAATCCTTTCATCGAAGCTCTTCCACCTATATTTAATGAGGATAATGTGCTAGAGCGATTTATGGTGACTCCACGAATTAGTGAGCAAGATAAGTTAAGTGAAACGAATATTCGTTATCACGTCTTAAAACGTGTAAGGAATTTTATCCAGCCGTTACCGATTCATTTCGAGGTAGAACGTCGATTGTCTACATTGATTCGGAGGGGTTACTTGGCGCGAAATCCATTAGATAGAACATTTCTAGAGCGTGTTCGGGTGTTGCATGAATTGCGTGAAGAAGAGGAAACAGCTCACAAATATATAGATGAACGACTAAATTATATTCGTTCAACTGCCGATAGCTTATCCATTATCGGTATTTCTGGAATTGGTAAAACAACAGCAATTGAACGTCTTTTGCTTATGTATCCACAAGTGATCAAGCATGAAGAATACAAAGGACAACCGTTTAATCGAACTCAAATTGTTTGGCTTAAAATTGACTGCCCGTATGATGGAAGTTTATCTACACTTTGCAAAAGCTTTTTCAAAGCAATTGATGATTTACTAGGCACTCGATATTTAGAAAAGTACGGCTATTTGAACCGTGTGACATCGACAATGTTATTGCACATGACATCGTTAGCAAGTATGTACGGCATCGGTATTCTAGTAATTGATGAAATCCAGCACTTACTATATTCCAAAAATGAACAGGAAGAAATGTTGAATTTTTTTGTAACACTGTCTAATACAGTTGGCATTCCTACGGTTTTAATCGGCACTTCTAAAGCACAAAAATTATTCAAAGGAAACTTTAGACAGGCAAGACGGGCAGCAAGTGATGGAGCTATTATTTGGGATCGTATGGACGAAAATAGTGAAGAGTGGGAGTTTTTCCTAGAGACACTTTGGGAATTACAGTGTTTAAAAACCCATTCTGAGCTTACAGAGGAGACAAAGAAGGCATTTTATAATGAATGCCAAGGGATTACTGCTGTTGCCGTGAACCTATTTATTCTAGCGCAAGAACGAGTATTATTTGATGAGGACAACCCGGCAGAAATCATTACACCACAAGTATTAAAAAAGACTGCTAGGGAAGATATGCAAACGATTCAACCAATGATGACAGCTATTCGGACGAACAATTTTGCCGATATGATGAAATATGAAGATATTATGATTAACTTGGATGAAGTCATGCTGAATCACAAGCGAAATACTGAAATGACAGGACGTATTCAAGAAGCATTTAAAGAGCGCCAAAATACAATCGAGTATAAACGTCAAGACATGATTGGGAACTTAAGTGTTGAAGTGGAAGCTCTTGGTATTTTTGATAGTTTGAAGGAAAACGATATTAAAAAGCTCTCACAAAAAATAGTTGAGGAAAATCCACTTGATACTAAATTTCATCAACTTAAATCAGACGTGATTCAGCAGGCGATTGCATTAAATCAACAAAAGAAAGATCAAAAAGCAAAGGCAAAAGCAAAAAATGCAGAGATTCTACCAATGCTAAAGCTAAGAAAGCAAGCATTAGACAAAAAGCAACACCCCTATGAATTATTAAAAGCAAATGGATACATTAAAAATCCTTTGGAGGAATTCTACTAG
- a CDS encoding type 1 glutamine amidotransferase domain-containing protein: MAKVATLITNMFEDVEWTEPAKALKDAGHEVVTIEKEAGKTVTGKKDNTEVTIDKSIDDVNASDFDALLLPGGFSPDQLRADDRFVHFTKEFMDAKKPVFAICHGPQLLITAKALEGRDATGFKSIQVDMEYAGAKVQDTEVVVCQNQLVTSRQPDDIPAFNREMLKLLEK, translated from the coding sequence ATGGCAAAAGTAGCAACGTTAATCACCAACATGTTTGAAGACGTCGAATGGACAGAGCCAGCGAAAGCTTTGAAAGATGCGGGCCATGAAGTGGTCACAATCGAAAAAGAAGCAGGCAAGACTGTCACTGGGAAAAAAGACAACACAGAAGTTACAATTGATAAATCAATTGATGACGTGAACGCAAGTGATTTTGACGCACTTCTACTGCCAGGCGGATTCTCACCTGACCAATTACGTGCTGACGATCGTTTCGTCCACTTTACAAAAGAATTCATGGATGCAAAAAAACCTGTCTTCGCTATCTGCCACGGGCCACAATTACTAATTACGGCAAAAGCACTTGAAGGTCGCGACGCAACAGGCTTCAAATCCATTCAAGTAGATATGGAATACGCAGGGGCGAAAGTCCAAGACACAGAAGTTGTTGTCTGCCAAAACCAACTGGTGACAAGCCGTCAACCAGATGACATTCCAGCATTCAACCGTGAAATGCTGAAACTTCTTGAGAAATAA